Proteins encoded by one window of Luteimonas yindakuii:
- a CDS encoding phosphatidate cytidylyltransferase, producing MDFRDRPVIDSLRSAPDSTLLFAGIAAALLFATLVAETLRWRVDAPSAVLDNLASRIRAWWAMAAVVGLAFLGGRTGVIVLFAAVSLFALREFITLTPTRRGDYYALVAAFYVVLPYQYWLVFADWYGMYTLLIPVYAFLLLPILATAGGDTTGYLERTAKVQWGLMISVFCISHVPALLNLPISGYEGRNLLLIAFLVIVVQSSDVLQYVWGKLFGRRLIAPRLSPSKTIEGFVGGVASASLLGAALWWITPFSPLQAGFLALVINLMGFFGGLVMSAIKRDRGIKDWGHMIEGHGGMLDRLDSVCFAAPVFFHVTRFWWT from the coding sequence ATCGACTTCAGAGATAGACCGGTGATCGACAGCTTGCGCAGTGCTCCAGATAGCACATTGCTCTTTGCCGGCATCGCCGCGGCACTGCTGTTCGCTACCCTCGTCGCCGAGACCTTGCGCTGGCGCGTAGACGCACCTAGCGCCGTCCTCGACAACCTTGCCTCGCGTATCCGCGCCTGGTGGGCGATGGCGGCCGTCGTGGGCTTGGCGTTCCTGGGCGGCCGAACCGGCGTGATCGTCCTGTTCGCCGCGGTATCGCTGTTCGCCCTGCGCGAATTCATCACCCTCACCCCGACGCGCCGCGGCGATTATTATGCATTGGTTGCGGCTTTCTACGTGGTGCTGCCCTACCAGTACTGGCTGGTCTTTGCGGACTGGTATGGCATGTACACCCTGCTGATACCGGTCTATGCCTTCCTGTTGTTGCCAATCCTGGCAACCGCCGGTGGAGACACAACCGGCTATCTCGAGCGTACGGCAAAGGTGCAGTGGGGGTTGATGATCAGCGTGTTCTGCATCTCGCATGTGCCGGCACTGCTCAACCTTCCCATCTCGGGGTACGAAGGCCGCAACCTTCTGCTGATCGCTTTCCTGGTAATCGTGGTGCAGTCGTCCGACGTGCTGCAGTACGTGTGGGGAAAACTGTTCGGGCGCCGGTTGATCGCGCCGCGCCTGTCTCCTTCGAAAACCATAGAAGGATTCGTAGGAGGTGTTGCGAGCGCGTCGTTGCTGGGGGCAGCGTTGTGGTGGATCACCCCGTTTTCGCCTCTGCAGGCAGGCTTTCTAGCCCTCGTGATCAACCTCATGGGCTTCTTTGGCGGCCTGGTGATGTCGGCAATCAAGCGGGACCGGGGCATCAAGGATTGGGGCCACATGATCGAAGGTCATGGCGGCATGCTGGATCGCCTGGACTCAGTGTGTTTCGCGGCACCGGTTTTCTTCCACGTTACCCGCTTCTGGTGGACATAG
- a CDS encoding lysophospholipid acyltransferase family protein: MLDALIARGFSGAIRTLTGARALWQGSIPSAGHRVYYGNHASHGDFVMIWSALPAALRRDVRPVAGADYWTQGWLRRYVIRNVFNAVLIERDPGRRSEDPIQTLCQAVDEGASLILFPEGTRNTGEGVLPFKSGIYHLARKRPELEFIPVWLDNLRRVMPKGQLLPLPLLCTARFGAPLRLTADEEKQAFLDRARRALIALDGETLPGASAASSTSEIDR, translated from the coding sequence ATGCTGGATGCGTTGATCGCACGTGGCTTCAGCGGCGCCATCCGCACGCTGACCGGGGCCCGCGCGCTCTGGCAAGGCTCGATACCCTCTGCCGGACATCGGGTCTATTACGGCAACCATGCCAGCCACGGAGACTTCGTCATGATCTGGTCGGCCCTGCCGGCGGCTCTGCGCCGAGACGTCCGTCCCGTGGCAGGGGCAGATTACTGGACCCAGGGCTGGCTACGCCGCTACGTGATCCGCAACGTATTCAACGCCGTCCTCATCGAGCGCGATCCTGGCCGCCGCAGCGAGGATCCGATCCAGACGCTCTGCCAGGCCGTCGATGAAGGCGCGTCACTGATCCTGTTCCCCGAAGGCACCCGAAACACCGGCGAGGGTGTGCTGCCGTTCAAGAGCGGCATCTATCACCTGGCACGGAAGCGGCCTGAACTGGAATTCATCCCGGTCTGGCTCGACAACCTTCGTCGAGTGATGCCCAAGGGGCAACTGCTACCGTTGCCGTTGCTGTGCACCGCGCGTTTCGGGGCTCCGCTGCGCCTGACCGCGGACGAGGAGAAACAAGCCTTCCTCGACCGTGCACGCCGAGCACTGATTGCACTGGACGGCGAGACGTTGCCCGGCGCAAGCGCTGCGTCATCGACTTCAGAGATAGACCGGTGA
- a CDS encoding phosphatase PAP2/dual specificity phosphatase family protein, translated as MDPRPWRRAIAWLALLGPFFYASYGFANAMAARRDGVPSVFFGWEQEIPFVAWTIIPYWTTNAFYVASLFVCRTRNELDTHCLRLLSAQILAVVCFLIWPLAFSFDRPPVDGLPGHMFAALESFDRPYNQAPSLHIALTIILWTLYARHLQGASRWLLHAWFALVCVSVLTTWQHHFIDVPSGLAAGWLCIWLLPGEKHSPLYAVRFSRAHARLRLAMAYLAGSAGCALLAMAQGGTWLWAWWPALSLAMVALNYAFLGPAGFQKRADGRMSLAARWLYAPYFLVAWINSRLWTLRHPGPVEVAGGVWIGRIPSQSSRQDFIVVDVCAELPLPGGARPGDRIVPMLDLVMPSSAQLLAAADAIRTARQHGPVLVCCALGYSRSAVSVAAWLLRDGSATDPDEAIARVRIARRQIVLGTAHRRLLHALSWEAPRTSGATGERAG; from the coding sequence ATGGACCCGCGCCCTTGGCGCCGTGCGATCGCCTGGCTGGCTCTGCTAGGGCCCTTCTTCTACGCAAGCTATGGCTTCGCCAACGCGATGGCAGCCCGCCGGGACGGCGTCCCCAGTGTTTTCTTCGGCTGGGAACAGGAGATCCCGTTCGTGGCATGGACGATCATCCCGTACTGGACCACCAACGCCTTCTATGTGGCCTCCCTGTTCGTGTGCCGCACCCGAAACGAACTCGATACCCATTGCCTGCGCCTGTTGTCGGCACAGATCCTCGCGGTAGTCTGCTTTCTGATCTGGCCACTGGCTTTCAGTTTTGACCGGCCACCGGTGGATGGACTACCGGGGCACATGTTTGCGGCTCTGGAGAGTTTCGACCGTCCCTACAACCAGGCTCCCTCGCTGCATATCGCGCTGACGATAATTCTCTGGACGCTGTATGCGCGGCATCTCCAAGGGGCTTCGCGCTGGCTGCTACACGCGTGGTTCGCGCTGGTGTGCGTGTCCGTGCTGACTACCTGGCAACACCACTTCATCGATGTCCCCTCAGGATTGGCAGCAGGCTGGCTCTGTATCTGGCTGTTGCCGGGGGAAAAGCATTCGCCGCTGTATGCGGTGCGCTTTTCGCGTGCTCACGCGCGTTTGCGATTGGCTATGGCCTACCTCGCGGGCTCAGCCGGTTGTGCGCTGCTTGCCATGGCGCAAGGCGGAACGTGGTTGTGGGCGTGGTGGCCGGCACTGTCGCTGGCGATGGTCGCGTTGAACTACGCTTTCCTCGGCCCGGCCGGTTTCCAGAAGCGCGCCGATGGCCGCATGTCGTTGGCTGCACGCTGGCTCTATGCCCCGTATTTCCTCGTCGCCTGGATCAACTCGCGCCTTTGGACGCTGCGTCACCCGGGCCCGGTCGAGGTTGCCGGGGGTGTCTGGATTGGCCGCATCCCGAGCCAGTCGTCGCGCCAAGACTTCATCGTCGTTGACGTCTGTGCGGAACTCCCGCTCCCCGGGGGCGCCCGCCCCGGTGATCGCATCGTGCCGATGCTCGATCTCGTCATGCCGTCGTCAGCACAGCTGCTGGCAGCAGCCGACGCCATCCGGACAGCGCGGCAACATGGACCGGTCCTGGTGTGCTGCGCACTGGGTTACTCACGCAGTGCCGTCTCGGTGGCGGCCTGGTTGTTGCGTGATGGGTCCGCCACAGACCCGGACGAAGCCATTGCCCGGGTACGCATCGCACGTCGCCAGATCGTACTGGGTACGGCACATCGTCGTCTGCTCCACGCATTGTCGTGGGAGGCGCCGCGGACCTCCGGGGCCACCGGGGAGCGGGCCGGATGA
- a CDS encoding bifunctional alpha/beta hydrolase/class I SAM-dependent methyltransferase produces MRVQRELEFTSWDGLQLFYRHWPAVGTARGAVILLHRGHEHSGRMAHLADELGLTDFDIFAWDARGNGRSPGERGDAPGFEALVHDLDTFAKWIAHKHGFPHEKLAVVAQSVGAVVAATWVHDYAPRLRALVLASPAFKVKLYVPLARPALALMQRLRGNFFVNSYVKPQFLTHDSDRIASYRTDPLVTRPISVRVLLGLDAAAKRVVDDAAAIVVPTQLLVSGSDFVVHRAPQDRFFERLGSHVKERHFLRGFFHDTLGERDRMQAVERIRSFLHGRFAEAARLPSLLDAHRHGATFDEAQVLAWPPQCASLADLRWRLARASLRVGGKLSEGIRLGLTTGFDSGSTLDYVYENRARGRGALGRFVDRNYLDAIGWRGIRRRREHLLELLGEAMRRLRVNGWPVNAVDIAAGHGRYVLEALASGDKADHILLRDYSDLNIERGRALIAAMNAGDLARFEPGDAFDRGALAALDPAPTLAVVSGLYELFPDNQLVQDSLGGLAAAVRPGGYLVYTGQPWHPQLEFIARALTSHRDGAAWVMRRRTQAELDQLVATAGFRKLEQRVDRWGIFTVSLAERIGD; encoded by the coding sequence ATGCGGGTACAGAGGGAACTGGAATTCACTTCGTGGGACGGCCTGCAGCTGTTCTACCGGCATTGGCCCGCCGTTGGCACTGCGCGAGGGGCAGTGATCCTGCTGCATCGCGGCCACGAACATTCCGGCCGCATGGCCCACCTTGCCGACGAGCTTGGCTTGACGGATTTCGACATCTTCGCCTGGGACGCGCGTGGTAATGGTCGTTCGCCGGGTGAGCGTGGCGACGCACCGGGCTTCGAGGCGCTGGTCCACGATCTCGATACCTTCGCGAAGTGGATCGCACACAAACATGGCTTTCCCCACGAGAAACTCGCGGTGGTGGCGCAAAGCGTGGGAGCAGTGGTGGCTGCAACCTGGGTGCATGACTATGCACCCAGGTTGCGGGCACTGGTGCTCGCGTCTCCAGCATTCAAGGTGAAGCTGTACGTCCCCCTCGCGCGTCCGGCGCTGGCGCTGATGCAGCGACTTCGTGGCAACTTCTTCGTCAACAGCTACGTCAAGCCACAATTCCTCACCCACGACTCCGATCGCATCGCAAGCTATCGGACCGATCCGCTGGTGACGCGACCGATCTCCGTACGCGTACTGCTCGGCCTGGACGCGGCCGCCAAACGTGTGGTGGACGACGCGGCTGCCATCGTCGTCCCGACCCAGTTGCTGGTTTCAGGTTCCGACTTCGTGGTCCATCGTGCGCCGCAGGATCGTTTCTTCGAGCGTCTGGGGTCACACGTCAAGGAGCGCCACTTCCTGCGCGGATTTTTCCACGACACTCTCGGCGAGCGGGATCGCATGCAGGCAGTGGAGCGCATCCGCTCGTTCCTGCACGGCCGCTTTGCCGAAGCCGCGCGACTGCCGTCGTTACTGGATGCCCATCGTCATGGCGCTACCTTCGACGAGGCCCAGGTGCTGGCGTGGCCCCCGCAGTGTGCCTCGCTGGCTGATCTGCGTTGGCGCCTTGCCCGTGCATCATTGCGCGTGGGTGGAAAGCTGTCCGAGGGTATCCGCCTCGGCCTGACCACCGGATTCGATTCCGGCAGCACCCTCGATTACGTCTATGAGAACCGCGCGCGGGGCCGGGGCGCACTGGGCCGTTTCGTTGACCGCAATTACCTGGATGCGATCGGTTGGCGCGGCATCCGCAGGCGCCGGGAGCATCTCCTTGAACTTCTGGGCGAGGCCATGCGGCGTCTCCGGGTCAACGGGTGGCCGGTCAATGCAGTGGACATCGCCGCGGGCCATGGGCGCTATGTGCTTGAGGCGCTGGCAAGCGGCGACAAGGCCGACCACATCCTGCTGCGCGACTACAGCGACCTGAATATCGAACGCGGACGCGCGTTGATTGCGGCGATGAACGCCGGTGACCTTGCCCGTTTCGAGCCTGGCGACGCCTTCGATCGCGGAGCGCTCGCCGCGCTCGACCCTGCTCCCACACTCGCCGTGGTATCGGGACTGTATGAACTGTTCCCGGACAACCAGTTGGTACAGGACTCATTGGGAGGCCTGGCAGCTGCCGTACGACCCGGAGGCTATCTCGTCTACACCGGCCAGCCGTGGCACCCGCAGCTCGAGTTCATTGCTCGCGCCCTGACCAGCCACCGCGATGGGGCGGCGTGGGTGATGCGTCGCAGAACCCAAGCGGAACTCGATCAGCTGGTTGCCACCGCCGGTTTCCGGAAGCTGGAACAACGCGTCGATCGCTGGGGCATCTTCACTGTGTCCCTGGCGGAGCGTATCGGTGACTGA
- a CDS encoding CDP-alcohol phosphatidyltransferase family protein, producing the protein MSIYGMKGRFQLLLRPLARRVARAGMTANQVTLMAAGVSLVVAWVVYRQAGSHPLLYLLLPGWMLIRMALNAIDGMLAREFAQQSSLGAYLNELCDAISDAALYLCLLGMTGINGTLLWTMVLAAVLTEYAGVLGLMVGASRRYDGPMGKSDRALVIGVLGVVLAAGWAGPRTVDAVSATVAVLCAVTVYRRIAKGLAETHMHDDLQGG; encoded by the coding sequence ATGTCGATCTATGGAATGAAGGGACGCTTCCAGCTGCTCCTGCGCCCGCTCGCTCGCCGCGTGGCACGCGCGGGCATGACCGCCAACCAGGTCACGCTGATGGCAGCAGGCGTCTCGCTCGTGGTGGCTTGGGTCGTGTACCGACAGGCTGGCAGTCACCCATTGCTCTACCTGCTTCTTCCCGGCTGGATGCTTATACGCATGGCGCTCAACGCCATCGACGGGATGCTCGCGCGCGAATTCGCCCAGCAGTCGAGCTTGGGTGCCTACCTCAACGAACTCTGCGACGCGATCTCGGATGCGGCACTTTATCTGTGTCTGCTCGGGATGACCGGGATCAACGGAACGTTGTTGTGGACCATGGTGCTGGCCGCAGTCTTGACCGAGTACGCGGGTGTGCTGGGACTGATGGTAGGAGCAAGCCGCCGTTACGACGGTCCGATGGGCAAGAGCGACCGGGCGCTTGTCATCGGCGTACTCGGAGTGGTGCTGGCGGCCGGCTGGGCGGGCCCCCGCACGGTGGATGCGGTCTCTGCAACAGTGGCCGTGCTCTGCGCTGTGACTGTTTATCGTCGGATCGCGAAAGGACTGGCGGAAACGCATATGCACGACGATCTGCAAGGAGGATGA
- a CDS encoding DUF493 family protein, whose amino-acid sequence MEIRSDNPEHGFQFPGVFEITAMGPASAGLEAEIPRLLQAAGLVVLEESVRSRDSSGGRFVSVKLSFRASSREEYEAAHAALREHPEVKWTL is encoded by the coding sequence ATGGAAATCAGGTCAGACAATCCCGAGCACGGCTTCCAGTTCCCCGGTGTGTTCGAGATCACCGCCATGGGGCCGGCTTCGGCCGGGCTGGAGGCGGAGATCCCGCGCCTGCTGCAGGCGGCGGGGCTGGTGGTGCTGGAGGAATCAGTGCGCAGCCGCGACTCGAGCGGCGGCAGGTTCGTGTCGGTCAAGCTGAGCTTCCGCGCCAGTTCGCGCGAGGAGTACGAGGCCGCGCACGCCGCCTTGCGCGAGCATCCCGAAGTGAAGTGGACCCTCTGA
- the lipB gene encoding lipoyl(octanoyl) transferase LipB has product MNATSALVRDLGRQPYEPVWRAMQRLTDARDAGTPDEIWVVEHDPVFTLGQAGRAEHVLMPGDIPVVHVDRGGQVTYHGPGQVVVYPLLDLKRLKVGVRDYVVRIEQAVIDTLGEWNIGAARRDGAPGVYVAGAKVAALGIRVRRGCTFHGLAFNVAMDLEPFTRINPCGYEGLQVTSVLDLGGPSGMDAVKPVLLDALASQFGLRLLPAAVPPDLLAA; this is encoded by the coding sequence TTGAACGCCACCAGCGCCCTTGTTCGCGACCTCGGTCGCCAGCCGTACGAGCCGGTGTGGCGCGCGATGCAGCGCCTTACCGATGCACGCGACGCCGGGACCCCGGACGAGATCTGGGTGGTCGAGCACGATCCGGTGTTCACCCTGGGGCAGGCGGGCAGGGCCGAGCACGTGCTGATGCCGGGTGACATCCCGGTGGTCCATGTCGACCGCGGCGGGCAGGTGACGTATCACGGGCCGGGGCAGGTCGTGGTCTACCCGCTGCTGGATCTGAAGCGGCTCAAGGTCGGCGTGCGGGACTACGTCGTGCGCATCGAGCAGGCGGTGATCGACACCCTGGGCGAGTGGAACATCGGTGCCGCGCGACGCGATGGCGCGCCCGGTGTCTACGTGGCCGGCGCCAAGGTGGCGGCACTGGGTATCCGCGTGCGCCGCGGCTGCACCTTCCATGGGCTGGCGTTCAACGTGGCGATGGACCTCGAGCCGTTCACACGCATCAACCCCTGCGGTTACGAAGGGCTGCAGGTGACCTCGGTGCTAGACTTGGGCGGACCTTCGGGCATGGACGCCGTGAAGCCGGTCCTCCTCGACGCCCTGGCGTCCCAGTTCGGGCTGCGGCTGTTGCCCGCCGCCGTCCCGCCGGACCTGCTGGCGGCCTGA